In Pseudomonadota bacterium, the following proteins share a genomic window:
- a CDS encoding LLM class flavin-dependent oxidoreductase, giving the protein MTSSVDAQTSHPDDTAEWRERNVPMFNKNRFKLGVFGLNCSHGCTISHAETTFEPTFEHNVKIAQLADKLGFELLLPVGRWRHFGGTTQFNGTNLEVYTWAAAIACHTKDIMVFATSHVPTVHPILAAKQSATIDNISNGRFGINVVCGWFKPEMEMFGVKQLPHDERYEMADEWMSCVKRLWTEQDFDHEGQFYKIDQGFLSPKPVQQPHPVVINAGSSPAGIKFSARHADYNLLSITSVDKAADVIAQIRSKAVEHGRHCRAMSYALVCCRDTEAEAQALYQRIIDEGDWGATNTIIDLMLGENYSYGSNKDEIRAMGERFIAGWGGLPLVGTPEQIVDKMINLSDLGVEGLAISWLDYHEELKYFGDRVLPLMREAGLRE; this is encoded by the coding sequence ATGACTTCATCTGTTGACGCGCAAACTTCGCACCCCGATGACACCGCCGAGTGGCGCGAACGCAACGTGCCAATGTTCAACAAGAACCGATTTAAGCTCGGTGTGTTCGGCCTCAACTGCTCGCATGGATGCACGATTAGCCATGCCGAAACAACATTTGAGCCAACTTTTGAACACAATGTGAAGATTGCCCAACTCGCGGATAAGCTTGGCTTTGAACTTTTGCTCCCGGTTGGTCGCTGGCGCCACTTTGGCGGCACGACGCAATTCAACGGCACCAATTTGGAGGTTTATACTTGGGCGGCGGCGATCGCCTGTCACACCAAAGACATTATGGTATTTGCAACCTCCCATGTGCCCACGGTTCATCCCATTCTTGCAGCGAAACAATCGGCCACAATCGACAATATTTCTAACGGAAGATTTGGCATCAATGTGGTGTGCGGTTGGTTCAAGCCGGAAATGGAAATGTTCGGCGTCAAACAGCTGCCACATGACGAACGCTATGAGATGGCCGATGAATGGATGTCCTGCGTCAAACGGTTGTGGACCGAACAGGACTTCGACCATGAAGGCCAGTTCTATAAGATCGATCAGGGCTTTCTTTCGCCGAAACCGGTCCAGCAGCCCCATCCGGTAGTTATCAATGCTGGGTCGTCGCCGGCGGGGATCAAATTTTCGGCACGCCACGCCGATTACAATTTGCTCTCGATCACTTCGGTCGACAAGGCGGCGGACGTAATTGCGCAGATCCGCTCGAAAGCGGTGGAACATGGACGGCACTGCCGGGCGATGAGTTACGCACTGGTTTGTTGCCGCGACACGGAGGCAGAAGCTCAAGCTCTCTACCAACGAATTATCGATGAAGGCGATTGGGGCGCGACCAATACGATAATCGATCTGATGCTCGGTGAGAATTATTCCTACGGTTCCAACAAGGACGAAATCCGTGCCATGGGCGAACGTTTCATTGCGGGTTGGGGCGGCCTGCCGTTGGTCGGAACGCCGGAACAAATCGTCGATAAGATGATTAATCTCTCCGATCTCGGTGTTGAAGGATTGGCGATTTCCTGGCTCGATTATCATGAAGAGCTCAAATATTTTGGCGACCGCGTGCTGCCGTTGATGCGTGAAGCCGGCCTGCGCGAATGA
- a CDS encoding xanthine dehydrogenase family protein molybdopterin-binding subunit, whose translation MQNSPAEPPALFSAAAAPDNSVDCRFGQPVRRFEDGRFLTGKGRYASDIQMPRTAHARMLRSQHAAGRIDRLNVTAALVAPGVIAVLTGDDLAKDGLGCFAPFTSRERADGTPNFVPPYELLAKEEVRHVGDIIAMVVAESEAEADSALELIDVSIEPTACVTDTRAAAAPDAPAVWPEEPSNICFVERLGDAKRTAAAFVDAAHIVAAEYVISRVVASPMETRSAIGVFDSGENSYTLYAGVQTPHLLRNEIANNVLHIEPASLRVISPDMGGGFGLKASMQRELALVLWAARRTGRAVRWVAERSESFLADHHARDTVSQVSLALDASGKFLALKVHTIANLGAYLDTFGLHIPVNNLGGLSGPYDIGAFDVEVRGVFSLTQPTAPYRGAGRPEATLCIERIVDSAARQLGMDAIALRRRNMIPPSAMPFATGLAFRLDSGEFEKTMDMAIDLADFNGREDRAAEAASRGWIHGVGVAYAVEIAGGPQDAPLKESAELRFDATGHATLFLGTHNHGQGHETAFRQLAHSFLGLTPGQIDIQFGDTAIVKEGVGTFGSRSIGIGGAALKQAAEKIIEIAKPLAAEMLEVSESDIGFSEGHFVVGGTDYRVSLQDVAARAFKASDAAADAVAGLTAHVMAAPDNCTFPNACHICEVEIERETGQVRLTRYAVVEDVGKVLNPLLLEGQIHGGVAQGVGQVLCEAIAFDPSSGQLISGSFMDYCLPRADDLPMIALQSHEVPSENTPFGIKGAGEAGTVGSMAAMSNAVFDALYKVGVSHFDMPATPERVWRAIHRNCDSQEQ comes from the coding sequence GTGCAAAACTCCCCAGCAGAGCCTCCGGCCCTTTTTTCGGCAGCCGCCGCGCCGGATAATTCCGTCGACTGCCGTTTCGGACAGCCCGTTCGCCGATTTGAAGACGGGCGCTTCTTAACCGGAAAAGGCCGGTATGCCTCTGACATCCAAATGCCGCGCACGGCCCACGCGCGGATGCTGCGCTCGCAACACGCGGCTGGGCGAATCGACCGGCTCAACGTCACGGCGGCATTGGTCGCGCCTGGCGTTATTGCAGTCCTCACGGGCGACGATTTGGCCAAAGACGGCCTCGGTTGTTTCGCGCCTTTCACCAGCCGCGAACGAGCCGATGGCACGCCTAATTTTGTGCCGCCATACGAGCTGCTGGCCAAAGAGGAAGTCCGTCATGTCGGTGACATCATCGCAATGGTCGTGGCCGAAAGTGAGGCCGAGGCCGATTCCGCTCTCGAACTCATAGACGTGAGCATCGAACCCACAGCCTGTGTGACGGATACGCGCGCAGCCGCAGCGCCGGATGCGCCGGCGGTATGGCCGGAGGAACCTTCGAATATTTGTTTTGTCGAGCGTCTTGGAGATGCCAAACGAACGGCAGCAGCGTTCGTCGATGCCGCCCATATCGTCGCGGCGGAATATGTCATCTCACGTGTTGTAGCGAGTCCGATGGAGACACGCTCGGCGATCGGCGTCTTTGATTCCGGCGAAAACAGCTACACGCTCTATGCCGGTGTTCAGACGCCCCACCTGCTGCGCAATGAAATTGCCAACAATGTGTTGCACATAGAGCCTGCGTCGCTGCGTGTCATCTCGCCTGACATGGGCGGCGGGTTCGGCCTCAAGGCTTCTATGCAACGCGAATTGGCGCTTGTCCTGTGGGCGGCGCGGCGCACAGGCCGGGCGGTTAGGTGGGTGGCCGAACGCTCAGAATCCTTCCTCGCCGACCACCATGCACGCGACACTGTCTCGCAGGTATCCCTTGCTCTCGACGCGAGCGGTAAATTCTTGGCGCTCAAGGTGCACACCATCGCCAACCTAGGTGCCTATCTCGATACATTCGGCCTCCATATACCGGTCAATAACCTGGGCGGGTTAAGCGGCCCCTATGACATCGGCGCATTCGATGTCGAAGTGCGCGGGGTATTCAGCCTTACGCAACCGACTGCGCCCTATCGCGGCGCGGGACGGCCCGAAGCCACGTTGTGCATTGAGCGTATTGTCGATAGCGCCGCGCGCCAACTCGGCATGGACGCGATTGCTCTGCGCCGCCGGAATATGATTCCGCCTTCCGCCATGCCATTCGCAACGGGCTTGGCATTTCGCCTCGACAGCGGCGAATTCGAAAAAACCATGGATATGGCGATCGATCTCGCCGATTTTAATGGCCGGGAGGACCGCGCGGCGGAGGCTGCGAGCAGGGGCTGGATTCATGGCGTGGGCGTCGCCTACGCAGTTGAAATCGCCGGGGGTCCGCAAGATGCGCCTCTGAAAGAATCGGCGGAGCTGCGCTTCGATGCGACGGGGCATGCGACGCTTTTTCTCGGCACGCACAATCATGGTCAAGGACACGAAACTGCTTTTCGCCAATTGGCCCACAGCTTCCTGGGTTTAACCCCCGGCCAAATCGACATTCAGTTCGGTGACACGGCGATCGTAAAAGAAGGCGTTGGCACCTTCGGCTCGCGCTCGATTGGCATCGGCGGCGCAGCCTTAAAACAGGCGGCCGAGAAAATCATAGAGATCGCCAAGCCCTTGGCGGCTGAAATGCTAGAAGTTTCGGAATCGGACATCGGGTTTTCGGAGGGACACTTCGTGGTCGGCGGAACCGATTACAGGGTGTCTCTGCAGGATGTTGCAGCGCGTGCTTTCAAAGCTTCTGACGCCGCTGCGGACGCGGTCGCCGGGCTCACGGCACATGTGATGGCAGCGCCCGACAACTGCACCTTTCCCAATGCCTGTCATATTTGTGAGGTCGAAATAGAACGCGAGACGGGACAGGTGCGGCTGACGCGTTACGCCGTGGTTGAAGACGTGGGGAAGGTGTTGAATCCGCTGTTGCTGGAAGGCCAAATACATGGCGGCGTTGCGCAAGGGGTTGGGCAAGTTCTGTGTGAGGCCATCGCGTTTGATCCCTCTAGCGGCCAATTGATATCTGGGTCCTTTATGGATTACTGCCTGCCGCGCGCCGACGACCTGCCGATGATTGCTTTGCAGTCACATGAAGTGCCCAGCGAAAATACGCCTTTCGGTATCAAAGGCGCCGGCGAAGCCGGCACGGTTGGGAGCATGGCTGCTATGTCGAATGCCGTCTTCGATGCGCTATACAAAGTCGGCGTTTCGCATTTTGATATGCCGGCCACACCGGAAAGAGTTTGGCGGGCGATTCACAGGAACTGCGATTCACAGGAACAATGA
- a CDS encoding valine--tRNA ligase, producing MLDKTYLPADIESKIYDAWEVAGLFACAPKSGLPPYCVMMPPPNVTGSLHMGHALNSTLQDVLTRYRRKMGRDALWQPGMDHAGIATQMVVERQLAEENIHRRDLGRDDFVARVWRWKEESGGAIANQLRRLGASPDWSRDRFTMDEGLSHAVRTVFVALHEEGLIYRDKRLVNWDPKFHTAISDLEVEPRETDGHLWHFRYPIEGRAGEFITVATTRPETMLGDTAVAVHPDDERWKNLIGGFAVLPLVGRRLIVVADEHADPELGSGAVKITPAHDFNDFELGRRHDLELINIFDANACLNENVPEPYRGLERYAAREKIVADMEALGLVEKIEPHRHALPYGDRSGVVVEPWLTDQWFADAKTLAKPAIEAVETGRIRFVPKQWENTYFEWMRNIQPWCISRQLWWGHRIPAWYGPDNTIFVAMDAAGAAEKAKAHYGEDVALRQDSDVLDTWFSSGLWPFSTLGWPEKTEALETYYPNDDLITGFDIIFFWVARMIMLGMHFMGDVPFRTVYIHALVRDAEGQKMSKSKGNVIDPLELIDKYGADAMRFTLAAMEAQGRDIKLSESRVEGYRNFATKLWNAARFCEANSCNRDAAYDPAACTGTINRWIVSEAARASAAIEAALEAYRFNEAANAIYQFAWGVFCDWFVEFSKPVLNGPDGAEKDETRATAAWALEQILGLLHPFMPFVTEELWGRLDDKRAQPLIFQPWPVLDDATLQYEAASAEIGRVIALVSGVRAARAEMNVPAGAKIPLLLRGENGFPDWAENQREQIVQLARLDSMAILDGAPPKGSVQLVIDGDSVALPLAGVIDVAQERARLEKELARIAKEIVGIKGKLGDKKFLSKAPGHVVAEQRRRKSEAEAAHLKITEAAKRIDAL from the coding sequence ATGCTGGACAAGACCTATCTGCCCGCCGATATCGAGAGTAAGATTTACGACGCCTGGGAGGTGGCGGGTCTTTTCGCCTGCGCGCCCAAATCCGGTCTGCCACCATATTGCGTGATGATGCCGCCACCCAATGTGACCGGCAGTCTGCATATGGGGCATGCGCTGAATTCTACCCTGCAGGATGTGCTGACCCGCTATCGTCGCAAGATGGGGCGGGACGCCCTGTGGCAGCCTGGCATGGATCACGCGGGCATCGCCACGCAAATGGTGGTCGAGCGCCAACTCGCCGAAGAGAATATTCACCGCCGCGATTTGGGGCGAGATGATTTCGTCGCACGGGTGTGGCGCTGGAAAGAGGAATCGGGCGGCGCCATCGCCAATCAATTGCGCCGCCTTGGCGCCTCGCCCGATTGGTCGCGCGACCGTTTCACCATGGACGAGGGGTTATCGCACGCCGTGCGCACGGTCTTCGTCGCGCTCCACGAAGAGGGCCTGATTTACCGGGACAAGCGCCTCGTCAATTGGGATCCTAAATTTCACACTGCGATTTCCGATCTCGAAGTCGAGCCGCGCGAGACAGACGGGCATCTATGGCATTTCCGCTATCCCATCGAGGGCCGCGCGGGCGAATTTATTACCGTCGCGACGACACGCCCGGAAACCATGCTCGGCGATACAGCAGTCGCCGTTCACCCTGACGATGAACGCTGGAAAAATCTTATCGGCGGGTTCGCGGTGCTGCCGCTGGTCGGCCGCCGCCTGATCGTCGTGGCAGATGAGCATGCTGATCCGGAGCTCGGCTCGGGCGCCGTGAAGATCACACCGGCGCATGATTTCAACGATTTTGAGCTTGGCCGCCGGCATGATCTCGAATTGATCAACATCTTCGATGCCAACGCCTGCCTCAACGAGAATGTGCCGGAGCCCTATCGCGGCCTCGAACGCTATGCCGCGCGCGAGAAAATTGTCGCCGACATGGAAGCGCTCGGCCTGGTCGAAAAGATCGAACCGCATCGCCACGCGCTGCCCTACGGCGACCGCTCCGGCGTGGTGGTCGAGCCGTGGCTCACCGACCAATGGTTCGCCGATGCCAAAACTCTTGCCAAGCCAGCCATCGAGGCGGTCGAGACCGGGCGCATCCGGTTCGTCCCAAAACAATGGGAAAACACTTATTTTGAATGGATGCGCAATATCCAGCCCTGGTGCATCTCGCGCCAACTGTGGTGGGGTCACCGCATCCCGGCTTGGTACGGTCCTGATAATACCATCTTCGTCGCAATGGATGCGGCTGGGGCGGCGGAAAAAGCCAAGGCACATTACGGCGAGGACGTGGCGTTGAGGCAGGATTCTGATGTCCTCGACACCTGGTTCTCTTCCGGCCTGTGGCCGTTTTCCACCCTCGGCTGGCCGGAAAAGACCGAAGCGCTCGAGACCTATTACCCCAATGATGATCTCATCACCGGATTCGATATTATTTTCTTCTGGGTGGCGCGCATGATCATGCTCGGCATGCATTTCATGGGCGATGTGCCGTTCCGCACGGTTTATATCCATGCGCTTGTGCGCGACGCCGAAGGGCAGAAAATGTCCAAGAGTAAGGGTAATGTCATCGACCCTCTGGAACTGATCGACAAGTATGGCGCCGACGCCATGCGGTTCACCCTGGCTGCGATGGAGGCCCAAGGGCGAGATATCAAATTGTCGGAGAGCCGCGTTGAGGGCTACCGCAACTTCGCCACCAAATTATGGAACGCCGCACGCTTTTGTGAGGCCAATTCATGCAACCGCGATGCGGCGTACGATCCCGCCGCCTGTACTGGCACCATCAACCGTTGGATTGTGAGTGAGGCGGCGCGCGCCTCGGCTGCCATTGAGGCGGCGCTTGAAGCCTATCGATTCAACGAGGCAGCCAACGCGATCTACCAATTTGCCTGGGGCGTGTTCTGCGACTGGTTCGTAGAATTCTCGAAACCGGTCTTGAACGGGCCGGACGGCGCGGAGAAAGACGAAACCCGCGCCACCGCCGCTTGGGCGCTGGAACAGATTCTCGGCCTCTTGCATCCCTTCATGCCGTTTGTCACCGAAGAGTTGTGGGGTCGCCTTGACGATAAACGCGCCCAGCCGTTGATTTTCCAGCCTTGGCCGGTGTTGGACGATGCCACACTGCAATATGAAGCGGCGTCCGCGGAGATAGGTCGGGTGATTGCACTGGTTTCTGGGGTCCGCGCCGCACGGGCCGAAATGAACGTACCGGCGGGCGCGAAAATCCCGTTGCTGTTGCGCGGTGAAAACGGTTTTCCGGATTGGGCGGAAAATCAACGTGAACAGATCGTCCAACTGGCGCGTTTGGATAGCATGGCTATCCTGGACGGGGCGCCGCCCAAGGGTTCCGTCCAACTGGTGATCGACGGAGATTCCGTGGCCCTGCCGCTAGCTGGTGTTATCGATGTCGCGCAGGAGCGTGCCCGGCTGGAAAAGGAACTGGCCCGCATTGCCAAGGAAATCGTAGGGATCAAGGGCAAGCTCGGCGATAAAAAATTTCTTTCCAAGGCGCCTGGGCATGTTGTGGCCGAACAGCGCCGCCGCAAATCCGAGGCCGAAGCTGCACATCTCAAGATAACCGAGGCGGCAAAGCGCATCGATGCGCTTTAA
- a CDS encoding protein-L-isoaspartate O-methyltransferase, with translation MSEFAAVRHNMVECQLRPNKVTNWRLIDAMDDVPRERFVPKQLAGVAYIDEDLMVAPGRYLMEPRVLARLLQAATITEQDVALDVGCGTGYSSAVLGRLAGTVVGLEPDDALAAQASQTLSAVGADNVIVVTGSVAEGYSRQGPYDVILLNGSIPFMPSSLIDQLAEGGRIIAVVRGAGEVVGRATLWVRIRGEISHRVLFDAAVPPLPGIETKPAFEF, from the coding sequence ATGAGCGAATTCGCCGCCGTTCGGCACAATATGGTTGAATGCCAACTTCGCCCCAACAAGGTGACGAATTGGCGCCTCATTGACGCGATGGATGATGTACCGCGCGAGCGCTTTGTGCCCAAGCAACTTGCCGGCGTGGCCTATATCGACGAGGACCTGATGGTGGCGCCTGGGCGCTATTTGATGGAGCCGCGGGTGCTGGCGCGCCTTTTGCAGGCGGCGACCATCACCGAGCAGGACGTGGCTCTGGATGTCGGCTGCGGCACTGGCTATTCATCCGCCGTATTGGGCCGCTTGGCTGGCACCGTTGTTGGGCTTGAGCCGGATGACGCGCTGGCCGCGCAGGCGAGCCAAACTCTGAGCGCAGTCGGCGCTGACAATGTCATCGTTGTTACCGGCAGCGTTGCAGAGGGGTATTCGCGCCAAGGACCCTATGACGTTATTTTACTAAACGGGAGCATTCCTTTCATGCCATCGTCGTTGATCGATCAGCTCGCCGAGGGCGGCCGCATCATAGCGGTGGTGCGCGGCGCCGGCGAGGTGGTCGGCCGAGCAACACTTTGGGTCAGGATTCGGGGCGAAATTTCGCATCGGGTGCTATTCGATGCCGCTGTCCCGCCGCTGCCCGGTATAGAAACGAAACCGGCGTTCGAGTTTTGA
- a CDS encoding cyclic nucleotide-gated ion channel: MAPELAQESVISVITKLRNRVHDALEVSENDDLFSRIIDFGLIGLITLNVLAIIIESIEAIAVAYQPHFKVFELVSVAIFSVEYVLRVWICVDNADGKYRGKLIGRLRYMASPMALVDLIVILPFYLSFIIGIDLRVLRILRLLRILKLTRYSGAWALFAAVLYGQRRTLYMSGFLMIIMLVLSASLMYLIEHDAQPVAFADIPSAMWWSLVTLTTVGYGDVTPVTILGKVLGGFVTILGLGMYALPAAILASGFMQELSKRQFVVTWGMVAKVPFFGSLDAQKIAEIAALLKPSAVPARYTIIRRGEAADSMYFIVSGDVEVDLPPSSFHLTTGEYFGEMGIVNRSARVANVISITECQLLILQARDLNRLMEDNPALAGELTELTERRLAESESFETQDEKEP, encoded by the coding sequence ATGGCTCCTGAATTGGCGCAGGAGTCGGTGATTTCCGTGATTACCAAGCTTCGCAATCGAGTGCATGACGCTCTCGAGGTGTCGGAGAACGACGATCTGTTCTCCCGCATTATCGACTTTGGCCTGATCGGGCTGATAACGCTGAATGTGCTCGCGATCATTATCGAATCGATCGAAGCGATCGCTGTGGCCTATCAGCCGCACTTCAAAGTGTTCGAATTGGTTTCGGTGGCGATTTTTTCCGTCGAATATGTTCTGCGCGTATGGATTTGCGTCGACAACGCGGACGGTAAATACCGCGGCAAGCTGATTGGCCGCCTGCGCTACATGGCAAGCCCGATGGCGCTGGTCGACCTGATCGTCATCCTGCCGTTCTATCTCAGTTTTATTATCGGTATCGATTTGCGCGTTCTGCGAATTCTCCGGCTGCTGAGAATCCTGAAACTCACCCGATATTCCGGCGCCTGGGCGCTGTTCGCGGCGGTGCTCTATGGCCAACGCCGCACGCTTTATATGTCGGGCTTCTTGATGATCATTATGCTCGTGCTCTCGGCCAGCCTGATGTACCTAATTGAGCATGACGCACAACCCGTAGCATTTGCCGACATACCCTCTGCCATGTGGTGGTCTTTGGTTACGCTCACCACAGTCGGCTACGGCGATGTCACGCCGGTGACCATCCTCGGCAAGGTGTTGGGTGGCTTCGTTACCATCCTCGGCCTCGGCATGTATGCGCTGCCGGCCGCCATCCTTGCCTCCGGCTTCATGCAGGAATTGAGCAAACGGCAATTCGTGGTGACCTGGGGCATGGTCGCAAAGGTGCCTTTCTTTGGCAGTCTCGACGCCCAGAAAATTGCCGAAATCGCGGCCTTGTTGAAACCTTCGGCAGTGCCCGCGCGCTATACCATTATCCGCCGGGGCGAGGCTGCGGATAGCATGTATTTCATCGTTTCAGGCGATGTTGAAGTGGATTTGCCGCCGAGCTCGTTTCACCTAACGACGGGCGAATATTTCGGCGAAATGGGCATTGTCAACCGTAGCGCGCGAGTGGCCAATGTCATCTCGATTACCGAGTGCCAATTGCTGATCTTGCAAGCGCGTGATCTGAACCGGTTAATGGAGGACAATCCGGCACTTGCCGGGGAACTGACCGAATTGACCGAGCGCCGCTTGGCCGAAAGCGAAAGTTTTGAAACACAGGATGAAAAAGAACCGTAA
- a CDS encoding TolC family outer membrane protein — translation MNKKMKPMSGRIGRLAGFTAGVALTAILISPAAFAESLEEALASAYQNNPTLLAERASLRATDEGVATALSGWRPTVQIDGDAGFSESETTSVTSGFTTTTTKDSLQPRSFSFSITEPLYRGGRTQAETQSAENLVDSGRAGLAETEQRVLLDAVTAYMDVLSNHTVVQLNRNNERVVERQLQAARDRFEVGEVTRTDVAQAEARVAQAKADRIGAEGDLISSRATYRQVVGDLPGKLEWPASIGGVPANERDALQAASTANPTIVSANFAELAARDDIDVATSDLLPQVSLRGAYDRSYDVSAFTEESDSLSISAVVTVPLYQSGAEHSAVRRSKQVASQRRLEYEEARRAIFEEVTRAWESLITAQAQITAFHSQVRAAELALEGVEQETLVGLRTTLDVLDAEQEVFAARVNLVSAERDAVVSSYWVKATMGELTAGALELPVERYDADAHYRSVRDKWFGLSPD, via the coding sequence TTGAATAAGAAGATGAAGCCGATGAGTGGGCGGATCGGAAGGCTGGCGGGTTTCACTGCCGGCGTCGCTCTGACGGCGATCTTGATATCGCCCGCTGCTTTTGCCGAATCGTTGGAGGAAGCGCTGGCGAGCGCCTATCAGAACAATCCTACTTTGTTGGCTGAACGGGCTTCGTTGCGCGCCACCGACGAAGGCGTGGCAACCGCACTTTCCGGCTGGCGCCCGACTGTACAGATCGATGGTGATGCAGGTTTTTCCGAATCTGAAACCACTTCTGTGACTTCAGGTTTCACCACCACCACCACCAAAGACTCACTGCAGCCACGGTCGTTTTCTTTCAGCATTACCGAGCCGTTATACCGGGGCGGGCGTACCCAGGCAGAGACGCAATCAGCGGAAAATTTAGTTGATTCCGGGCGCGCCGGGCTGGCAGAGACGGAACAGCGCGTCCTGCTCGACGCCGTGACCGCCTATATGGATGTATTGAGCAATCATACCGTGGTCCAACTTAATCGAAACAATGAACGCGTTGTTGAGCGCCAGTTGCAGGCAGCGAGGGATCGCTTTGAAGTTGGCGAAGTAACGCGGACCGATGTGGCCCAAGCGGAAGCGCGGGTCGCTCAGGCGAAGGCAGATCGCATCGGCGCCGAAGGAGATTTGATATCTTCTCGGGCCACATATCGTCAGGTTGTCGGCGACTTGCCCGGCAAGCTTGAATGGCCAGCTAGCATCGGCGGCGTTCCTGCCAACGAGCGAGACGCACTGCAGGCCGCCAGTACGGCCAATCCAACAATTGTAAGCGCCAATTTTGCCGAATTGGCGGCGCGCGATGATATCGATGTGGCAACCTCGGATTTGTTGCCACAAGTCTCGCTTCGCGGTGCCTATGACCGGAGTTACGATGTTTCCGCGTTCACTGAGGAATCCGATTCACTGTCCATTTCGGCAGTTGTGACTGTACCGCTTTATCAATCCGGCGCCGAGCATTCTGCTGTACGGCGCAGCAAGCAAGTCGCCAGTCAGCGCCGGCTCGAATACGAAGAGGCGCGCCGCGCTATCTTTGAGGAAGTCACGCGGGCCTGGGAATCGCTGATTACCGCGCAGGCACAGATCACCGCCTTTCATTCGCAAGTCCGCGCCGCTGAGTTGGCTTTGGAAGGCGTGGAGCAGGAAACGTTGGTGGGCCTGCGCACCACACTCGATGTCCTTGACGCTGAGCAAGAAGTGTTTGCCGCGCGCGTCAATCTGGTGAGTGCGGAGCGCGATGCCGTGGTCTCCAGCTATTGGGTGAAAGCAACCATGGGCGAATTGACTGCCGGCGCGCTAGAGCTTCCGGTCGAGCGTTACGATGCCGATGCGCACTACCGCAGCGTTCGCGACAAGTGGTTTGGCCTGTCACCGGATTGA
- a CDS encoding DUF2497 domain-containing protein gives MEEILASIRRIISEDGEDEEKPDAARPTAEDGSNPGADGLSTEAQLADSAELSGAGDGVLELTNEVDEDGNVVEAQALEQSEPAAETAETAETSDFAPVPESASELAPETTPAPAAAPDAQFSPAPPVVASDEPLMETFTKETAAGAFAALASQIGPGSADENSQKITPSGRTIEDHVLEMLRPMLREWLDKHLPQMVQRLVQRELDRIIHRSDPV, from the coding sequence ATGGAAGAAATTCTTGCTTCCATTCGCCGAATTATTTCGGAGGACGGGGAGGACGAGGAAAAACCAGACGCGGCTCGGCCCACCGCCGAGGACGGCAGTAACCCGGGGGCGGACGGTCTATCCACCGAGGCGCAGCTTGCCGATTCGGCTGAACTGTCCGGCGCGGGCGACGGAGTGCTTGAGTTGACAAATGAAGTAGACGAAGACGGCAATGTCGTTGAGGCGCAGGCGCTAGAGCAATCTGAACCGGCCGCCGAAACCGCCGAAACCGCCGAAACAAGTGACTTTGCACCGGTACCTGAATCCGCATCCGAGCTTGCACCCGAGACCACACCGGCACCTGCGGCCGCGCCTGATGCTCAATTCTCACCCGCCCCGCCGGTTGTGGCGAGTGACGAGCCTTTGATGGAGACCTTCACCAAAGAAACCGCCGCTGGCGCATTCGCGGCACTCGCTTCACAAATTGGACCGGGATCGGCGGATGAGAATAGCCAGAAAATTACGCCTTCCGGGCGCACCATTGAAGACCATGTGTTGGAAATGTTGCGGCCGATGCTTCGCGAGTGGCTCGACAAACATTTGCCACAAATGGTGCAACGCCTAGTGCAGCGGGAATTAGACCGCATTATTCACCGCTCCGATCCGGTGTAA